The genomic DNA GTTTTTTTCTTTATTTCCTGATTTCTCAGGAATATAAAGAAAAATTAAGTTAGAAGTTTTGATGCTTTTTCCTTTTTCAAAAATTTCATCAAAATCACTTTTCTTTCTTAACCTATATTTTTTCTTCAATGATCCTCAAGGATATTGTTTTTAGTGCCACTCACTAAAAAGTTTCTATTCACTAGAAACTGTTAGAACTTTTCTACCTTTTCTTCTTCTATCATTTAATATTTTTCTACCTGATCTAGTGGAAATCCTGCTAAGGAATCCGTGTACTTTAACTCTTTTTCGTTTTTTAGGTTGATAAGTCCTTTTCATTAGCTAATTAAAAGGATTTTTTACACTAAAAAACATTCTCTAAAAGTTAAATATAATAATAAAAATTATTTTTAGGGAATTTATGCAAATATATATTGATTTTCACTGTAAGCACTAACTTTTTTAGTTAATTT from Mycoplasma suis str. Illinois includes the following:
- the rpmH gene encoding 50S ribosomal protein L34, giving the protein MKRTYQPKKRKRVKVHGFLSRISTRSGRKILNDRRRKGRKVLTVSSE